Within the Nocardioides humi genome, the region CGGTGGTGCCGTCCTGGCCGAACCAGCGCACGTCGTTGTCACGGGCCAGGCAGACGAAGGCCTGGGACGACGCGATGTTGAGGAAGGCGGGCATAGGGCCACCCGCGTCGAGGAAGCCCTGCACGGCGCCGGTGTCCGTCGCGGCGTAGTCACTGACGACCGCGTCGATGCGACCGTACTTCGCGACGAGACCGGAGGTGATCTGACGCTTCTTGCCCGGGTCCCAGTCCGTCGCGATCCAGTCACCTGACGCGATCTCGATGTCGGGGGCCACCTCCGCCATCTCGTGCTCGAGGGCGGCGAAGAGGCGCTCGCTCGACACCACGCCGCCCGGTCCGCCGAGGTAGGCGATCCGGCCCGAACCGATGTTGTCGGCGAGCCACCGCGCCTGCTTCTCGACGATCGACTCGTCACTCCAGACGACCTGCTCGACGAAGTCCTGCCCCTTCACCCCGTCGGTGCCCGCAAGCACGCTGACCACGCTCACCCCCGCGTCCATCGCGGCGCGCATGGCGGGCAGCTGCGATGCGCCGAAGTCCGGCTGCACGACGAGCACCTGCACGCCCTGGGCGATCGCGGCGTTCGTCGCGGAGATCGCGCCCTGCACCCCGGAGGTGACGTTCACCCAGCTTGCGTCGAGGGTGTCGCACTTGGCGGCCTCGGCCTCGAACTCGGCACCCGAGATCGTCGAGTACACGTCCCCGCCACGGGACTTGATGAACTGCACCTTGGTCGGCTCGTCGGGACAGAAGACGCCGATGTCGCCCGCCTGGGCACCTTCCACCTCCGAGAGCTCGGCTCCGGCCCTGCGAGCATCGCCCTGGTCGGTGCTGGAGCAGGCGACCGCGGCCGACCCGAGCAGCGCGGCGGCGGCGAGGAGCAGGGTGGCTCGGTCTGAGCGGGTGCGCGCTGTGAGCACGGGTTCCTCCAGGTGTCGTGGGACCATCTGGCCGGAAACGTATTGTCGACAGGCGACTGATAAGTGTCTCGAATTGCGACACCTGCACGCCTGCCGCCGCGTCGACCGCTCTGCCACCATGGGCGCGTCGGCCGTCCGGTCGACAGGCGACTGAAAGGCAGTCATGGCCGTCCGCATCCACGACGTCTCCGAAGCACTCGACGGGCTTCTCACCGACGGCATGATCATCGCCGCGGGAGGGTTCGGCCTGTGCGGCATCCCGGCCGATCTCATCGATGGCGTTCATCGATCGGGGGTCAAGGACCTCACGGTCGTCGCCAACAACATGGGCATCGACGGGAAGGGGCTCGGGCTGCTCCTCGAGTCCGGTCAGGTGCGCAAGGTCATCGCGTCGTACGCCGGGGAGAACCGCGCCTTCGCCGACCTCCACCTGCGTGGCCGGGTCGAGGTGGAGTTCACACCGCAGGGCACGCTCGCCGAGCGGCTGCGTGCAGGGGGCGCCGGGATCCCTGCCTTCTTCACGCGCACGGGCGTCGGCACCATCGTGGCGGACGGCAAGCCCCTGGAGGTCTTCGACGGAGTCACCTACCTGCGGGAGTCCGCCATCATCGCCGATCTCGCCTTGGTTCACGCGCACACCGGTGACGAGCACGGAAACCTGCGCTACCGCCTGACCGCACGCAACTTCAACCCGTTGGTGGCGGCGGCCGGCCGGGTGACGGTCGCGGAGGTCGAGCACCTCGTCGAAGCCCTCGACCCCGACGACGTCGTGACGCCAAGCATCCACGTCGACCGCTTCGCGCGGTGCACCGAGGGCCGCAAGGAGATCGAGAAGCTCACGGTCCGCGCGTCCACGGGAGCGGTCCGATGACGTGGTCGCGCGACGAGATGGCCGCGCTGGTGGCGCGCGACCTGATCGACGGCGCCTACGTCAACCTCGGGATCGGCATCCCGACCCTGGTCGCCAACCACGTGCCGCCCGGCGTCCGCGTGACCTTGCACAGCGAGAACGGGCTACTCGGGATAGGGCCTTTCCCGTTCGAGGGCGAACAGGACCCGGACCTGATCAACGCGGGCAAGCAGACGGTGACGGCGACGCCGGGCGCCAGCGTGTTCGACTCGGCCGCCTCCTTCGCGATGATCCGAGCCGGCAAGGTGGATCTCGCCGTGCTGGGTGGGCTGCAGGTCGCCCGCAACGGTGACCTCGCCAACTGGGCGGTCCCCGGCAGCTTCGTGCGCGGCATGGGCGGCGCGATGGATCTCGTCGCCGGCAGTCGCCGGGTAGTGGTGGTGATGGATCTCGTCGCGCGGGACGGCAGCGCCAAGCTCGTGCCCACCTGCACGCTGCCGCTGACCGGCACCCGGGTCGTCGATCGTGTCGTCACCGACTACGCCGTCGTCGACGTCGTCGACGGCGACCTGGTGCTGGTCGAGCTGGCCCCGGGCCACACGCGCGAAGAGCTCGAGGCGCTGCTCGGCTTCGAGGTCCGCGCAGCCTGACGCCGAGCCGCCCGGATCTCAAGGCCGGGCCGTTGACGGGGCCCGCGGCACGCCGTGGATGTCGCCCGTCGTGGTGGTCAGACGCCGTCCGGTCCTGCCGTACCTCCACGCCACGACCTCGGCGGCCATGGAGAGAGCAGTCTCGGCCGGCGTGGCACCGCCGAGGTCAAGGCCGAACGGGCTCGCCAGATCGGCCTGGCGCCCGACCGGCACGCCCTCGGCGGTCAAGCGCTTCTGCCGATCGCGATGCGCCCTGCGTGAGCCCATCACACCGATGAAGCCGGGCGCTGCGCGGCGCGGGCACTCGACGAGCAGGTAGCGGAGGAGGGGGACCTCGAACTTGGCGTCGTGCGTCAGGACGCAGACGACGGTGTCGGCTCCCGTGCGTCCCGCCTCGCTCTCGGAGCGCAGGTAGCGGTGCGGCCAGTCGACGACGACCTCGTCCGCATCGGGGAACCGGTCAGCTGTCGCGAACGTCGCCCGTGCATCGCAGACGGTGACGCGGTAGCCGAGCCCCCTCCCCTGCCGAGCGAGCTCCGCCGCGATCTGCGTGGAACCCAGGATGACGAGGCGTGGACGGGGACGCCAGATGTCGACGAACGCCTCGCCGACGGAGGCGCCCTCGACCCCGCCCAGGCCGATGAGTCCACCGACTCCACGCGCCAGTAGGCCGCGCGCACGCTCCAACACCGACGGCGCCAGCCAGGGTGCGGAGAGCCGCACATCGTCGGCGGTCACCACCGCGCGCCGCGGCATCCCCCGCCTGCGGCCGTCCGACGTGCCGTCGAGGAGGGTGAGCGTCGCCACCGCCTGCTCGGACGCCACCGCGATGCCGACCTCCTCCACGAAGGCACGGTCGGCCGGCACGAGGACGTCCACCAGCACGTCGATCACGCCACCACAGGTCAGTCCCACGGCGAACGCGTCGTCGTCGCTGATGCCGTAGCGGTCGACACGTGGCGGCGCGCCATCGAGAACCTCCTGGAGCGACGCGAAGACCGCCGCCTCGACGCAGCCGCCCGACACCGAGCCGTGAACCCGGCCACCAGCATCAACCAGCATCGACGCGCCCACTGCTCGCGGAGCCGACCGGTAGGCGGAGACCACGCTTGCGATGCCGACCGGGAGCCCCGCAATCATCGCCTGCCGCAAGGTCTGCATGTGCTCGAACATCCCCTCAGTGTGGGTCGAAGGCGGCCGTCGGCGGTGTGGCACCTTGGCACACCACCGCAGCTCGACCGCTGCCGATCATGGACGCCATGACCTCCACAGGCACATCCCGACCGGCCGTGACCACGCGCGGCATCGACCACCTCGGTCTGACCGTCCCGGACATCGAGGCGGCCACCGACTTCTTCGCCTCCGCCTTCGGCGCCCAGCCGCTGTACGACACGCTGGCGGGACCTGCTGCCGGCGCACTCCTCGAGCAGTCGCTCGGCATTCCCGCGGGGGCAACCGTCCAGCGGGTCCGCATGCTTCGCCTGGCCAACGGTCCCTCCCTGGAGCTCTTCGAGTACGGCGACGTCGATCAGCGGGCGCCGTCGCGGGCCTGCGACTACGGGATCCAGCACTTCGCGCTCTACGTCGACGACCTCGACGTCGCTCTCGAGGCCACGGTCGCGGCGGGTGCGCGGCCCCTGGCACCACCGGAGGAGCTGCCGGGGATGGAGGCAGGGGCAGGCAACCGGTGGATGTACGCCGAGCTGCCCTGGGGAGGGCTGATCGAGCTCGTCACGGCCCCCTCACCCCAGGCGTACGAGACGACCACGCCGCTTCGACGCTGGCGCCCCGCACCGAGCTGAGCGCCGTCCCTTGTCCCAGGATGACGCAGTCGCGACCGGTGTGACGTCCGTAACTTCGCGTCAGGCGGAGGCTCCAGCCTCCGCCGGCACCAGAGGAAGGAACTCACCATGGGCAGGTTGGACGGCAAGGTCGCTCTCATCACCGGCGCGGGCAGAGGACAGGGACGCTCGCATGCGCTGACCCTCGCGCGCGAGGGCGCGAGCATCATCGCAGTGGACGCCCCGGAGCCACTCGGGTCGATCGAGTACGAGCTCGCCAGCGCGGCCGACCTGGCCGACACCGTGAAGCAGGTCGAGGCGCTCGACCGGCGAGCGATCGCATGCCAAGCCGACGCCCGCTCCCAGGAAGCCCTGGATGCCGCGGTCGCGGACGGGCTCGCCGAATTCGGCCAGATCGACATTCTCGTGGGCAACCATGGTGTGCTCAGCATCGAGGAGTTCTGGACGATGAGTGAGGAGAGGTGGACCGAGATGATCGACGTCTGCCTCAACGGCATGTGGCGGGCCGTCAAGGCCGTCACCCCCCACATGATCGAACGCCAGCAGGGGGCGATCTGCCTGACGTCGTCGATCAACGCGATCGAGACCGGTCCCGGCTACACGCACTACAACGTCGCCAAGGCGGGGGTGCTGATGCTCATGAAGAACGTGGCCCTCGAGCTCGGCGGATACAACATCCGGTGCAACTGCATCTGCCCCGGCGCCACCAACACCCGCATTGCCAACTGGCAAGGGCTCTACGATCGATTCCTCGGCGAGGGTGCGACCGGGGAGATGCTGATGGACGCGTCCCGCAACTGGACTGCCCTGAAGGGCCGACGGATGCTCGACCCCCAGTCCCAGAGCAATGCCGTCCTCTTCCTCGTCTCCGACGAGGCCGCGGATGTCACCGGCGTGGCGCTCCCCGTCGATGCGGGGCACCTCATCCTTCCCGGCTTCAACCACGAACCCGCCTGACGCAGAAACCGCCACGGCAAGCGACAGCCCGGTCACCCCGAAAGGGTGACCGGGCTGTCATGGTCCAGGAGGTGTCACGTCAGGCAGCGACATCCCATGGGGTCGTGACCTGGAGAACCGCCTCCACGAGCGAGCCGCCACGCAGGTGGAACCCCGACTTGAAGTCGGCGTCGTGCAACAGGGCGAAGAACTGCTTGGAGTTGGGGTAGCGGACCAGCCAGACGGCGTCCCAGGCCTGTCCATCCTCGGCCACCATGACGTGGCCGCCCTTGCCGAGGTAGAGGAACTCCACCCCGAACCGGGGGCCGTGCTCGAGGCAGTGCGCGACGTACTTCTTGAACTGCGGCTCCCCGCGTCGCCCTCGGCGAAACGCAGCAGGTTGAGCAGGATGATCGGCTCGTCCTCCGGAAGGTCGAGCAGCTTGTTGATCTCGGCTTCTTGCGGATCGATGGCCATGATGATGCCTTTCTGTCGGGATCCGTGCCGGACCGGGCGTCGGGCACGAAGGGTGGGACCTACTTGAGCTGGAAGCCGGCGTCGACGGGCAGCTGGATTCCGGTGATGTAGCGCCCCTCCTCCGAGACGAGGAACGCGATGGCGTCGGAGATGTCGCGTGGCTCGATCCACGGCAGCGGGAGAGCGTTGAGGCTCTGGTAGACCGGCTCGCTCTCCTCGCGGGTGGGGTTCGGCGAGTCCGGTAGGAAGGCTTTCCTCAGCGCCGGGTTCTGGATCATGTCGGTGTCACAGTTGGTGGGGTGGATCGAGTTCACCCGGATACGGTGCTCAGCCAGCTCGAGCGCGAGCGCCTTCACCAGGCCGATGACTCCGGCCTTCGCGGCGATGTAGTGGGAGGCGGCCGCCACGGGACGCACCGCGACGATCGAGCTGGTGGCGATGATCGACCCGCCGCGACCACCCGCGACCAGATGAGCGGCTCCGACCTTCATGGTGTGGAAGACGCCCGTCAGGTTCACGCCGATCATGTCGTCCCACTGCTGGGCCGACAGGTCGTTCACCATCGCGAGACTGACGACGCCTGCGTTGGCCAGGACGATGTCGAGCCGCCCCAGCTGCGCCACGCCGTCGTTCACCGCGGCCTCCAGCGCGGCGAAGTCCCGGACGTCCGCGACGTGAGGGACGATCCGTCGGTCGAGCTCCTCGACGAGACGCGCGGTCTCGGCAAGGTCCTCCTTCGTCGACATCGCGTACGGGGTGGTGCCGATCTGGTCGCAGATGTCCACTGCGATGATGTCCGCGCCCTCCCGAGCGAGCCTGAGGGCGTGGGACCTGCCCTGCCCCCTCGCCGCGCCGGTGACGAGTGCGACCTGACCATCCAGTCTCCTGGTCATGGCGGCCTACTCGGCCTCGGTCTGGACCGCGAGGACGGCGGCCGGGTTCTTGTAGTACGAGTCGAGGAAGGTGATCTTCCCGTTCTTGACCGTGTACAGCTCGGTCACCCGCTGGCGGGTCGAACGGCTGGTGTGCTTCGAGCTGAACGTGAGCACCATCTTCGACACGACGGTGTCACCGGCATCGAGCAGCTCGCACTCGTCGATGGTGGCGTCGAGATTCGTCGTCATGATCTCGACCAGCGACGCGAAGCCCTTGGCCCCACCCGTGAACACGCCGGAGTGCTGCATGCCCCCCGCCTCGTCGACGACTCCGTCGTCGGCCAGCAGAGCCAGGGCGCCGGGGAGGTCTCCCCGGTTGAACGCGTCCGCGAAGGCCTGGACGACAGCGACATTCTCTTCACTCATGGTTGTCTCTTTCGCTTGCGTGGAGGTGGTCGGCCGACTTGCCGAGTCCCCCGTCGGGATGCAGGCCGACGTCGCCGGCCCACCGCGAAACTAGGTCGGGCGCCCCTCCCGGAGGTGTGCCAGTTTGTGACACGGGTTACATCGCTGGGTGCACATGCATCGAACCGCCCGCGACGGCGCGGACGGCTCGATGGAAGGTTGTTCCGCCCGGAGTTCG harbors:
- a CDS encoding XdhC family protein produces the protein MFEHMQTLRQAMIAGLPVGIASVVSAYRSAPRAVGASMLVDAGGRVHGSVSGGCVEAAVFASLQEVLDGAPPRVDRYGISDDDAFAVGLTCGGVIDVLVDVLVPADRAFVEEVGIAVASEQAVATLTLLDGTSDGRRRGMPRRAVVTADDVRLSAPWLAPSVLERARGLLARGVGGLIGLGGVEGASVGEAFVDIWRPRPRLVILGSTQIAAELARQGRGLGYRVTVCDARATFATADRFPDADEVVVDWPHRYLRSESEAGRTGADTVVCVLTHDAKFEVPLLRYLLVECPRRAAPGFIGVMGSRRAHRDRQKRLTAEGVPVGRQADLASPFGLDLGGATPAETALSMAAEVVAWRYGRTGRRLTTTTGDIHGVPRAPSTARP
- a CDS encoding mycofactocin-coupled SDR family oxidoreductase, which produces MGRLDGKVALITGAGRGQGRSHALTLAREGASIIAVDAPEPLGSIEYELASAADLADTVKQVEALDRRAIACQADARSQEALDAAVADGLAEFGQIDILVGNHGVLSIEEFWTMSEERWTEMIDVCLNGMWRAVKAVTPHMIERQQGAICLTSSINAIETGPGYTHYNVAKAGVLMLMKNVALELGGYNIRCNCICPGATNTRIANWQGLYDRFLGEGATGEMLMDASRNWTALKGRRMLDPQSQSNAVLFLVSDEAADVTGVALPVDAGHLILPGFNHEPA
- a CDS encoding CoA transferase subunit A, translating into MAVRIHDVSEALDGLLTDGMIIAAGGFGLCGIPADLIDGVHRSGVKDLTVVANNMGIDGKGLGLLLESGQVRKVIASYAGENRAFADLHLRGRVEVEFTPQGTLAERLRAGGAGIPAFFTRTGVGTIVADGKPLEVFDGVTYLRESAIIADLALVHAHTGDEHGNLRYRLTARNFNPLVAAAGRVTVAEVEHLVEALDPDDVVTPSIHVDRFARCTEGRKEIEKLTVRASTGAVR
- a CDS encoding nuclear transport factor 2 family protein, translating into MSEENVAVVQAFADAFNRGDLPGALALLADDGVVDEAGGMQHSGVFTGGAKGFASLVEIMTTNLDATIDECELLDAGDTVVSKMVLTFSSKHTSRSTRQRVTELYTVKNGKITFLDSYYKNPAAVLAVQTEAE
- a CDS encoding 3-oxoacid CoA-transferase subunit B, with amino-acid sequence MTWSRDEMAALVARDLIDGAYVNLGIGIPTLVANHVPPGVRVTLHSENGLLGIGPFPFEGEQDPDLINAGKQTVTATPGASVFDSAASFAMIRAGKVDLAVLGGLQVARNGDLANWAVPGSFVRGMGGAMDLVAGSRRVVVVMDLVARDGSAKLVPTCTLPLTGTRVVDRVVTDYAVVDVVDGDLVLVELAPGHTREELEALLGFEVRAA
- a CDS encoding mycofactocin-coupled SDR family oxidoreductase → MTRRLDGQVALVTGAARGQGRSHALRLAREGADIIAVDICDQIGTTPYAMSTKEDLAETARLVEELDRRIVPHVADVRDFAALEAAVNDGVAQLGRLDIVLANAGVVSLAMVNDLSAQQWDDMIGVNLTGVFHTMKVGAAHLVAGGRGGSIIATSSIVAVRPVAAASHYIAAKAGVIGLVKALALELAEHRIRVNSIHPTNCDTDMIQNPALRKAFLPDSPNPTREESEPVYQSLNALPLPWIEPRDISDAIAFLVSEEGRYITGIQLPVDAGFQLK
- a CDS encoding VOC family protein; the encoded protein is MTSTGTSRPAVTTRGIDHLGLTVPDIEAATDFFASAFGAQPLYDTLAGPAAGALLEQSLGIPAGATVQRVRMLRLANGPSLELFEYGDVDQRAPSRACDYGIQHFALYVDDLDVALEATVAAGARPLAPPEELPGMEAGAGNRWMYAELPWGGLIELVTAPSPQAYETTTPLRRWRPAPS
- a CDS encoding substrate-binding domain-containing protein — encoded protein: MLTARTRSDRATLLLAAAALLGSAAVACSSTDQGDARRAGAELSEVEGAQAGDIGVFCPDEPTKVQFIKSRGGDVYSTISGAEFEAEAAKCDTLDASWVNVTSGVQGAISATNAAIAQGVQVLVVQPDFGASQLPAMRAAMDAGVSVVSVLAGTDGVKGQDFVEQVVWSDESIVEKQARWLADNIGSGRIAYLGGPGGVVSSERLFAALEHEMAEVAPDIEIASGDWIATDWDPGKKRQITSGLVAKYGRIDAVVSDYAATDTGAVQGFLDAGGPMPAFLNIASSQAFVCLARDNDVRWFGQDGTTGMAAVALRVGLAAHEGHRSPEELPVRLSVYADTVAGIDPVCDTSLPPDADLSSALSVAELQELLK